GTCGCGGTCGGCGGCGCGCTCGCCGCCGCGCTGCTCGTGCGCCTGGTCGCCGGCGACCACTCCGGCTTCCGGCTGGTGCTGGCCGGCATCGGCCTGGCCGCCGCTCTGCAGTCGGTCATCCAGTACGTCTTCACGCGCGTCGACGAGTGGGACGTGCAGCTGGTGCTGCGCTGGCTCACCGGCAGCGTCAACGGCGTCGCCTGGTCGACGATCGGCCAGCTCGCGCTCGCGCTCGCGGTCCTGCTGCCCGCCACCGCCTGGGCGGCGCGCTCGCTGCGCGCCACCGAGCTCGGCGAGGACACCGCGACCGGACTCGGCGTCGGCCACCGGCGCACCGACGTGCTGATGCTGCTCGCCACCCTGCTGGTCGGGGTGGGCGTCGCGGCAGCCGGGCCGGTCGCCTTCGTCGCGTTCGTCTCCGGCCCGATCGCCCGCGCGCTCAACCGCGGGCGCACCACGCTGCTGGCCTCGGGCCTGGTCGGCGCGCTCGTCGTGCTCGTCGCCGACCACGCCGGGGCCTACGCCCTCGACATCAACCTGCCGGTCGGCGTCGTCACCGGCGCGTTCGGCGCACCGTTCCTGCTCTGGCTGCTCGCCCGCGGCCCCGCCACCGGACCCCGTGGAAGGAGGGCGGCATGAGCGCCGCCGTGGACACCACCACCCACCGACTCGAGGCCCGCGGCCTCACCCTCGCGTACGCGGACACCGCCGTCGTCGACGACCTCGACCTCGTCGTGCCGCCCGGGGAGGTCACCGTCGTCGTCGGCGCCAACGCGTGCGGCAAGTCGACGCTGCTGCGCGGCCTGGCCCGCCTGCTGAAGCCGCGGGGCGGCACCGTCCTGCTCGACGGCGAGGTGCTGCACCGGCTGCCGACCCGCCAGGTCGCCCGCACCCTCGGCCTGCTGCCGCAGAACCCGATCGCGCCCGAGGGCGTCACCGTCTCCGACCTCGTCGGTCGCGGCCGCCACCCCCACCACGGACCGTTCGGCCGCTGGACGGCCGCCGACGAGCAGGCGGTCGCCGAGGCGCTGGTGCTCACCGACACCCTCCAGCTCGCGGACCGCGTGGTCGACGAGCTGTCGGGCGGGCAGCGCCAACGGGTCTGGATCGCGATGGCGCTCGCCCAGGGCACCGACCTGCTGCTGCTCGACGAGCCGACGACCTACCTCGACGTCGCCCACCAGGTCGAGATGCTCGACCTGCTCGCCGACCTCAACGCCCGGCGCGGCACCACGATCGTGATGGTGCTGCACGACCTCAAC
This genomic interval from Nocardioides palaemonis contains the following:
- a CDS encoding FecCD family ABC transporter permease, producing MTVTDRPVATRSTDMASALDAVRGARRGPRTHHRRVVGGLLLAVVGAFAVRVLLGDYTVTIPDFVRILTGDQIPGATYIVMESKLPRAVLAVLVGLAFGVGGAIFQTTLRNPLASPDVVGVSLGASAAAVSAIALAGWSGGAVQLVAVGGALAAALLVRLVAGDHSGFRLVLAGIGLAAALQSVIQYVFTRVDEWDVQLVLRWLTGSVNGVAWSTIGQLALALAVLLPATAWAARSLRATELGEDTATGLGVGHRRTDVLMLLATLLVGVGVAAAGPVAFVAFVSGPIARALNRGRTTLLASGLVGALVVLVADHAGAYALDINLPVGVVTGAFGAPFLLWLLARGPATGPRGRRAA
- a CDS encoding ABC transporter ATP-binding protein codes for the protein MSAAVDTTTHRLEARGLTLAYADTAVVDDLDLVVPPGEVTVVVGANACGKSTLLRGLARLLKPRGGTVLLDGEVLHRLPTRQVARTLGLLPQNPIAPEGVTVSDLVGRGRHPHHGPFGRWTAADEQAVAEALVLTDTLQLADRVVDELSGGQRQRVWIAMALAQGTDLLLLDEPTTYLDVAHQVEMLDLLADLNARRGTTIVMVLHDLNLAARYADHLVALRHGRVVASGTPAEVVTEEVVRTVFGLESRVIDDPVSHTPLVVPVGRHHPRPIPTVPTGTTVQETR